TCATGGTCTTCATCTGGTCGAGGTCGCGCAGCATCTGCCCGCGCAATTCGGCGTCGCCGATGAACTCGCTGCGCAGGCGCAGCCGCGTGATCGGCGTGCGCAGATCGTGACTCATCGCCGTGAACAGCCGGGTGCGGTCGTCGACCAGCGTCTTGATTCGGCCACGCATGCGGTTAAAGGCGCGGGCGACGGCGCGGATTTCCTCGGGGCCGCGTTCGGGAAGCGCGGCGACCTGGTCGTCGAGGCTGAAATTTTCCGCGGCCTGCGCGAAAGCGGAGAGCGGATTACGCAAGGCGAGCGCCGCCCACAGGCCGAGCAGCGTGACGCTGACGAGGATGAACATCGCCGACAGAATCAAAGGCCCGCCAATGCGCGGTGGATGCTCGGGAGGCATGGCGGCGGTGACGATGTCACCATCGGGCAGGGTGATGGCGACGGAGGCAGCCGAGAGCGGCGCAAATTTGAACGCGGCACCGAGCGCAGATGCCAAGGCGCGGAAGCGACGTTCGCTTGCGTCGGCCATGACGGCCACCGGTGCCGCCGATGCCAACGTGAGTTGAAAGCGCGGGAAGACCGATGAGGCGCGCGCCAAGGCGGCGGTGCGTTCCGCTTTCGGCGTCGCCGCAACCAGTTTGACTGCCGCGGAGAGCTGAGCGAGTCCCTCGTCAGGCGGACCGAAGCGTTCCGGTTGGATTACATACAGGCTGACGCCGATGACGGCGTGGATAGCAATCAGCGACACGAGGATAAGGAGCGCGATCTGCCCGCCGATGCGGTTCACGAATAGCGTGCGGATGCCGCTCATGCCGGCTCCACGGAAGGCGCGAACATGTAGCCGCCCGAGCGCACGGTCTTGATCACCGCCGGGTTGCGCGGATCGGCCTCGATCTTGCGACGCAGGCGGCTGATCAGGATATCGATGCTGCGCTCGAATTCGCCGGCGCTGCGCCCCTGGGTCACGTCGAGCAACTGGTCGCGGGACAGCACGCGGCCGGGCCGTTCGCACAGTGCCTGCAGCAGGGAGAACTCGGCGTCCGTCAGCATAACGCGTGCGCCTTCCGCGTTATGCAGTTCGCGGCGCAGCAGGTCGATGCGCCAGCCGGTGAAAGTGAGTGTGGTCGAAGTGTTCGTGATCGGATTGGTCGCCGCCGCGGCAACACGGCGCAGCACGGCGCGGATGCGGGCCAGAAGCTCGCGTGGATTGAAAGGCTTTACGAGATAGTCGTCGGCGCCCATTTCGAGGCCGATGATACGGTCGACGTCGTCGCCCTTGGCCGTGAGCATGATGACAGGCACCTGCGAATGCGCGCGCAGTCGCTTGCAGATCGTCAGCCCGTCTTCGCCCGGCAACATCAGATCGAGGACGACAAGGCTGATCCGGTTGTCTCTCAGGGTCCGATCGAGATCGCGACCGTCAACAAGGCTTGTTACCCGGCAATCGTTGGCGCGCAGATACCGCGATATGAGCGTGCTGATATCGCGGTCGTCCTCAATCACCAGAATATGCGGTGGTTTGTTCATCGTTCGATCAGTGGCCTGACTTTGCCCGAAAGAGTATGGAAATTTGTTTCTGATTGTTTCTGAGCCCATTTTTGAAACAGAAAGAAACAAATTGGTCGTTCGTGGCAAGCCGCCGTTAACCGCGTGCGACGAAACATCGGCTTCGACAACGGCATAGCCGCGCCGCCCATTCGATGAACAACAATTGGGGCCGAACCATGAGTGCGATTGCATCCGCTACCGCGTCGCCGCAGATGTTTTCTCCGCTGTCGCGCCTGAAAACCGAACTCGCGTCGGAGGTATCGGCCGGCACGATCTCGTCGGCCGACCAGTCGGCACTGAGCAGCGCGCTGGACAGCATAGATTCCTCGATGAAGGCGAGCCGGTCGACATCGGGGTCACAGCCGCCTTCGTCGGACGAAATGCAGGCCAAGATCGACAGCCTGATCGATGACCAAGTCTCAAGTGGCAAGCTTACCAGCGATCAGGCCGAAGAACTCAAGGAGGTATTCGCCAATACCTTCGCCGAAGGCGCCGGTGGCCCGCCGCCGGGAGGTCCGCCGGCGAGCGACTCGACCGATAGCGCAGCAGCTGCCTCGGGCACGTCAGGCAGTTCGAGCACGTCGAGCACCGATCCCGCCGATACCGACCAGGATGGCACGGTCACGGCCGCCGAACGAGCCGCTTACGAAGCGGCGAACGTGTCGGATAGCGGTTCAGGCGATTCCGGCATCTCGAAATTGCTGTCGGATTTTCTCAGTGTGCTGAAGGAGTCGCAAGGCAGCGGCTCCAGTTATGGGTCCGGCGGCAATAGCCTGACTTCCCAACTGAAGTCGCTGGTCGTGGATTACACCGCGTAAAGCGGCAGCCGGTTCGCCCTTCATCCTTGTTCGCGTAAGCCTGCCGCGGTGGTCCGCCCCGACACCGCGGCAGCAGCGTTTTATGGGTCTTTTCCGGGCCTTCCCGGCATTTACCCTCGGTTATCGCTTGGCGGCTTAAATGGCGTGGTCCGGTGCCCCGGCCTCCGGGCGCCCGAAATCAGGGCCGTGCCGTGGTTTATCCATCCGCCGACGCCGACCGTTCCATCCTTTCGGGCCTGCGCGCGCTCCCGGCGCATGTCGCCTGGCCGCTCGTGGTCGCCGCGCTGCTCTATGTGCTGCTGTTGGCGCTGGGTGGCAAACTACTCAACGACGCCGACACCTATTGGCAGATTGCGCTCGGCGACTGGATGATCGCCCATCGCACCGTGCCGCATGTCGATACGTTTTCGTGGACACTTCCCGGCGCGCCATGGATCTCCAGCCAGTGGCTGGCGCAGGTAATCTTCGCCGTGGCTTATGGCGCACTCGGCTGGAGCGGCGTCGTCGCGGTGAGTGCGCTGGCGATCGCCTCGGCCTTTGGGCTGCTCACTTATTACCTGATGCGGCATCTGGCGCCGATGCCGGCGCTGGCGCTGGTGATGGCGGGTTTCGTGCTGGCCGCGCCGCACATGGTGGCGCGGCCGCATGCGTTGGCGCTGCCGGTGATGGTGATGTGGGTTGCGGGGCTGGTGCGCGCGGCGGACGAAAAGCGCACACCGTCTTACTGGCTGCTACCGCTGATCGCGCTGTGGGCGAACCTGCATGGCGGCTTCACCTTCGGCTTGATGCTGATCGCGCCGCTCGCGCTCGAGGCTTTGATCAACGCGCGCGCGGACGAGCGCCTGTACATTTTCATGCGCTGGGCGCTATTCGGCATTGCCGCGCTCGCTGCCGCTTGCGTGACGCCGTATGGCCCGGAGTCGATCCTCGTGACGCGCCGCATTCTCGGTCTCGGCCCGGCGCTGGCGCTGATCGGCGAATGGCAGCCTCAGGATTTCGCCCGGCTCGGCGGCTTCGAACTGGTGTTGCTCGGCGCCTTAGGCTTGCTGCTCTGGCGCCGCGTCACGCTGCCGCCGGTCCGCATCCTGGTCGTGCTCGGGCTCGTGCACATGGCGCTGAGCCAATCGCGCAGCGGCGAGATGCTGGGTCTGGTCGCGCCCTTGTTTATGGCCGCGCCGCTGGCACCGCAATTCGGCCGCCACACGATAAGCGATGCCAGGCCGCTTTATACGGCGGCGGCCGCCGCATTGCTGCTGCTCGCCGCGGCGATGAGCATCGTGTTGCCGCTGTCGCTGCGTTACGAACCGCGCGCGGAGGTGTCGCCCACAAGCGCAGTTGAAGCGGTGAAGGCGTCGGGCAGGACACGCCTGCTCAATTCATACGACTTCGGTGGCTACCTGATCGCGCAGGGCGTCAAGCCGTTCATCGACGGCCGCACCGAGCTCTACGGCGCCGAGTTCTTCCTGCGCCACGACGCGGCCGTGAACCTGAAGAATGTCGGCGTGTTTTACGACCTGATGCGCGACCGCGATATCGACGTCACCATGTTGGCGCCGTCGACGCCGGCGGTCGGCCTGCTCGATCGCATGCCCGAGTGGAAGCGCGTCTATGCCGACGGCATTGCCGTCGTGCATGTGCGGGTAGGCGGCTAGGTCGCGCTAGCCAGGTCGCGCTGCTTAGTAGCAGTAGTCCCGCGACACGCGGTGATAGCTGCCATCACGATGTTTGCGCCAGCAGCGGCCCTCGTACCAATAGTAACGGCCGCGGGGCTCCATCTGCGAACCGATCGCGGCGCCGGCAGCGGCACCGATGACGCCGCCGACAACGGCGCCGCCGGCCTTGCCGGTTGCAGCGCCGCCGACGATCGCGCCGATACCGCCGCCGATGATCGCGCCGCCCAAGGTATTGTTCTGCGCCGCCGCCTGCCGCATCGGCATCAAAGCGACCAACGCCAACACAGCCAGAATGCCAACCTTACGAATCATGGATTTGACCCTCCGAAACCCCGTCTGCGGATGGTTTGTAGAGCATATTCGGGCCGCCGATCAAATTACGAATGACAAGGGAGGTATCGCAGTGATGACGACGGCGTTGAGGCTCACGGATAACAAAGTGAGCCGATCTACATCCTCGGCAATTGCGTGACGCTCACCCGCGCGGTGCCCTCGGCTTCCGCGATGACGCGCAATGTGTTCGAATCGAAAGCGATGCCGTTGAGCCGCAGGCTGTTGATCGCGGTGTCGACCGTCACGCCTTCGCCGGCCTTGCGGAAATCGGCCATCGCTTCGCCGATCTTCTTCTTGGCGTCGTCAAGGAAGGGCGTGAGGTCGATCTTCGCGTTGTCGGACAGCGCCTGCGTCAGATAAGGCATCGCCGCGCGCGCCGCGGTGCCGAGCAGTCCGTAGGCGGCCTCCGATTCCACCGCCAGCGTGATGTCGGTGAGGCGCAGCACCTGGGTCTGCGGATCGAGCTTCGGCACGCCCCAGATATCGACGTCGGCCTGGGCGCCGAAACCGAACCAGCTTTTTCTCTCGCGCGCCTTGACGCGCAGCGAGATCAGCAAACGATCGCGGCCGGCTTCGGCCTGGCCGGACGCCGGCGACCGGCTTTCGCCAATCTGTCCCGCCGCGAGCGAGGCGCGCAGCACCTCGATCTCGACCGCCGCATTTGGATCATTGGGGAAACGCTGGCCCTTCAATTGCGCGTTGATGAGCTTGTTGAGCTCGGCGAACGGCACGTCGATCGGAACGCCGACGACGAGCTTGCCGTTCTCCATTGGCGGCACCAGTTCGAGCGATTGCGGGAACGGGCAGGCCGGTTTGGTGGCTTGGGCGCTGATACGCGTTTCGGCCTGCACGCCGATCACCAAAGTGAGATTGCGGGCATCGATCTGAGGCTGCGCCGCGGCGGCTCGCACCGGTTTCATCTCGAGCCACAAAGCCGGCAGGCCGGTGTTGCCGCCGCCGAGCGGGATGGAGCGACACATCTTCTGCCACTGCTCGCGCGCGGTGACTTCGATGATCGGATCGTTGCGAATGCGGCCCTCGAAATTGGCGACCTGTTGGTTGACCTGCTGCTCGATCAGGGGCTTTGCCTCGCCGGCCATGTTGAGGCGGATGCCGGCGATGTTCACCGTGCTGTCGGCGACGGCGATCTGCGCCGCGAGGTTGGGATGAACCCGCCAGTTGGTGACGAATTCGGGACGCGAGCGCACGGTAACCTGGCTGCGCAATTCGACGTTCTGGTCAAGCACTTTGCCGGTCAGGCCGCCGATGGCCTTGTTGACGTCGCCGCCGAGCGCGCCGCCACCCAGCAAACCGCCGAGTGCGCCGGCAACACCGCCGGTGATATTGCCCGCCGCGGCACCGAGTTGTCCGGTGATATGCAAGGTGCCAGTCAGCGCAGTGGTGACGGTGAGTTCGCCGGCGCGGCCGTTGACCGCCATGTTGCCGCGATTGACGGTGAGGCCGAGGTCGGCCTTCTGCAACAGGCCGGTAACAGGATTGCCGCTCCGCCCGGTGAAATTGCGCGGTGTTGAGGCTTCGATCGAGCGCTGGATGGAGTCGATGGTGATCGCGACCGGCGCGATGACGTAAGACGGGCGCGACAGCGGTGGCAAAGGCGGCAGCGGCTCGAGCTTGGCGGCGACGCGGCTGGCCTGGTTGGAAGGCGGCAGGAAGCGGTCGAGCGCCCACATCGTCGCGACGAAGAACAGCGCGACAACGACGAGTGCGCCGATGAACAGACGGAAGCCGCGCGAGCGGCCGAACAGCCGCAGCGGCGCCGTGATGACATAGAAAATGGCGTCGACAATCCGTCCCATCGGTCCGCTCCGCTCGATTCGCCGCGCGCGGATTTTAGGCCGATGAGCGCTGCGTGGCCAGCAGCCCGGTGGCTTAAGGTGGCGTCACGATGGCCGTCCCATCCGGTGCAGTTTCAGCACCGTACAGACGACGTCGCTGGCCGGTGTCGGGATGCCGAGTTCGCGCCCGAGCGCCTGTACCTTGCCGGACAGCCAGTTGAGTTCGAGACGATTGCCGCGCTCGAGGTCGTGCGCCATCGAGGCCTTCATGCCGGGCTCGATATTGCCGGTAATCTGCGCCATGCGCTCATCGATGATGGAGCGGTCGAGCGCGGCGCCTTTGGCGCGGCCGACGGCATAGGCTTCCTCCATCAACTGCTTGAAGAAATCGCGCAGTTCGGGATCCGCGGCGATCGGGCCGATGGAGGAACGGAAAGTCGCGGTGGCGCCCGACATGGCGGTGAGGAAGATGAACTTCTTCCAGCGCTCCGTCGTGATGTCCGGCGACAGGCCGAGGTCGAGGCCGGCCGCCTTGCCGGCGGCAACGAATTGGTCGAGCGTTGCGTCCTGCTTCTTGTCAGCGCGGCCGAACGACATTTTGGCGAATGCGCTGGTATGTTTGATGACGCCGGGCGCGGCGATGGTGGTGGCGATATAGGTGACGCCGCCAACGGTCTGCTCGGCGCCAAGGATCGGCGCCAGGCGCTCGACGCTGTCAACGCCGTTCTGCAGGGTGATGACACGCGTTGTGTCGTTCACCATTGGCCTAGTCAGTTCGGCGGCCTTTTCGGTGTCCCAGAGCTTGACGGCGAACAGCACGATGTCGACCGGGCCGACGCTTTTCGGATCGTCGGTGACATTGACCTTCGGCAGATGCAGATCGCCATGCACGCTCTCGATCTTGAGGCCGTTCGCCTTGATCGCGGCGAGATTGGCGCCGCGCGCGATGAAGAAGACATCGTGGCCGGCCGCGGCCAGCCGCGCGCCGAAATATCCGCCGACGGCGCCCGCCGCCATTGCCGCAATACGCATGAATAGGCTCCGCGATTGAACTGCGGCATTCGCTATAGCACGCGTGGGCAAAAAAGAGCCCGGCAAAACCGGAAGGTTTGCCGGGCAGTCTTTTCGGGGAGGTTCAGTCAGTCAGAGATCGAAACGATCAATACAGGCCGCGCGGGCGGATGGTCTGCCACTTGCGCTCGGACGGAGCGGGGTCAGCCGACGCGAAGGAAGACGCGGCCTCATCCGAAATCGCCGTGACGTTCTGCGGCGCGGCATCGCGACGGCTGCGCGCTTCAGTGGTCTGCGGCAGCACGACGACTTTGGCTCCGACCTGTACGCGGCTGTAGAGGTCGATCACGTCCTCATTGGTGAGGCGGATGCAGCCCGACGACACGTTCTGGCCAATGGTGGTCGGATCGTTAGTGCCATGGATTCGGTACATGGTGTTGCCGAGATACATGGCGCGGGCGCCGAGCGGATTGCCGGGGCCGCCGGCGGTGAAGCGCGGGAGATAAGGCTGGCGGGCGATCATCTCGGCTGGCGGATGCCAGTCCGGCCACTCGGCCTTGCGCGAGACCTGATTGACGCCGGCCCAGGTGAAGCCTTCGCGGCCGACGCCGATGCCGTAGCGCATCGCCTTGCCGTTGCCGAGCACGAGATAAAGATAAGTATTCGGCGTATCGACGATGATGGTGCCGGGCGCTTCGCGCGTCGAATAATCGACGACCTGGCGCTGCAGCCGCGGATCGAGCTGCGCATCCTCGGTGCCGAGCTGTTCGTCGTTCTGTGCGTCGTACTGCGCCTGCGGCGACAGCTGCTGCGGCGGCGCGAGGAAAGCGAATTGGGACTGAGCCTGCGCGGCGCCTGACAGGGCGAGCGCGGCGATCAGCGTGGTGAGCGAACCTGCGGTCTTGAACATCTTACCCTCCGACCACGACGTCTCATGTTGGTCGTGTATCGAACGGCGCGGAGGGCTGCTGTGTTCCCGATCACAATGCGCTCAAATATAAGGAAGAGCAGGGAACCGTCTGTGATGATTGGCGTTTTGGCACGGGATCATTTCCGCGTGTGCCACCCCACCACCGCGTCCGGCGCGCTGTCGGTCGAGGCGAAATAGGGTTTGATGTCCAGAAGCGGCGTGCCGTCGAGGCAGTCGAGGCCGACGACATTGAGCTTGTTGCCGTCGACATCGTTGAGTTTGACCACGCTCATGGCGATCGGGTTCGGCCGGGCCGGCGATCTTAGTGCGAAGGTGCCCCGCTGGACGCCGTAGCGGCCGGGCACCTGGCGCACCAGGTTTCGGGGCGCCTGGTCCATCCAGTACAGCAGCACCAGATGGGTACAGGTCTCGACCTCCTTCAGGGCGGGGACCCAGCGCGTATCGAGTTCGACCGTGCAGACGGCGTCGGACTCGCGGGCATTCTTGGGGCAGTCCTTGCGCTCCTTCCAGGGCGTGCGGATTCGGCCGATGTAATAGAGCCCGGCGTCGAATGTGGCGGGCAGGTCGACGGTGACTTCGCCCTCGCGGACGCCGAATTCGGGGTTTTTCGTCATTTTGGGTCCTCGGCGCTCACGGCGCGATCAAAACGGGCCGTCGGTAGGCTGGCTTTTACCACGACCTGTGGGGCTCCAGCCGGGGCCCTTGCGGCGCCACATTTAACCGTATAAAGATATCCTTATATGGTGGGAAAGCGCCCCGAGGGCGACCGCCCACAGCGCCATCGAGCCCGGACACGATGCCCCAGACGCCGCAGACCCAGCTCGGGTTCGACGCCCTCAATACGGTTCTCAAGGCCGCCGGAGAGGAGACGCGCCTGCGCGTGCTGGCGCTGCTGGCCGAAGCGGAGCTTACCGTCTCCGACCTCACCGACATCCTGCGCCAGTCGCAGCCGCGCATCTCCCGGCATCTCAAGCTCCTGGTCGAGGCCGGGCTGATCGAGCGCTTCCGCGAGGGCACCTGGGCCTTTTTCCGCCTTGCCGAGCATGGCGGCGCTGCCGAGGTGGCGCGCTCGCTGCTCGACCACCTCAATCCCGCCGACCAGACCATCGCCCGCGACCGCGAGCGGCTGACGTCGGTCCGTCAGGCGCGCGCGGCCGCAGCTCAGGCCTACTTCCGCGAACACGCCGCCGACTGGGACCGCATCCGCAAACTGCACGTTGCTGACGAAGCGGTGGAAGCCGCGATCGTCAAGGCGCTCGGCGACAAGCCGTTCCGCTCTCTGCTCGACCTCGGCACCGGCACCGGCCGCATGCTCGAACTGTTCGCGCCGCAGATCGAACGCGGCCTTGGTCTCGATTTGTCGCTCGACATGCTGCTGCTGGCGCGCGACCGCCTCGAGCGCGCGGGCCTGAAGAACTGCAGCGTGCGCCAGGGCGATCTCTACGACCTGCCTCTCGCCGACGACTCCTTCGACGTCATCATCCTGCACCAGGTGCTGCACTTCCTCGACGATGGCGGCCGCGCCATCAAGGAAGCCGCGCGCGTGCTGCGGCCGGGCGGACGGCTGCTGGTCGTCGACTTCGCGCCGCACGAACAGGAATTCCTGCGCGAACAGTTCGCGCATCGCCGTCTCGGTTTCGCGCCGGAGACGGTGACGCAATGGATGGCGCAGTCCGGCCTCGAGCCGGTGATGCACAAGAGCCTGAAGCCCGAACCGGGCCCCGACGGCAAGATTGCCGAGAAGATCGCGGTGTCGTTGTGGCTCGCGCGCGATACCCGCGCGCTGATGGCGCAGCCCGCACGACGAGAGGTAGCGTGATGATCAGTCAGTTGCGTCCGTCCCGGTTCATGCCGGCCGGTCATAATCGCATCGATGTGTCGTTCGAGTTCTTCCCGCCCAAGGACGAGGCGATGGAGAAGAGCCTGTGGGAGGCGGTCACGCGCCTGGCGCCGCTGGCACCGCAGTTTGTTTCGGTGACCTATGGCGCCGGCGGCTCGACGCGCGAGCGCACCCACGCCACGGTGAAGCGCATCCTCAATGAGACCGCGCTGACGCCGGCCGCGCATCTGACCTGCGTCGCGGCGACGCGCGAGGATATCGATGCCATCGTGCGGCAATATCACGATGCCGGCGTGCGCCACCTGGTGGCTTTGC
The Pseudolabrys sp. FHR47 genome window above contains:
- a CDS encoding ATP-binding protein, which translates into the protein MSGIRTLFVNRIGGQIALLILVSLIAIHAVIGVSLYVIQPERFGPPDEGLAQLSAAVKLVAATPKAERTAALARASSVFPRFQLTLASAAPVAVMADASERRFRALASALGAAFKFAPLSAASVAITLPDGDIVTAAMPPEHPPRIGGPLILSAMFILVSVTLLGLWAALALRNPLSAFAQAAENFSLDDQVAALPERGPEEIRAVARAFNRMRGRIKTLVDDRTRLFTAMSHDLRTPITRLRLRSEFIGDAELRGQMLRDLDQMKTMTESVLSFLRDGQSREAESSVDIASGLQTIADDFADLGHAVTYEGPDHLTLVIRPNEMHRAVVNLVDNAARYGSVVSIRLSAPGSVVHIDVEDNGPGIPDPDKTAMLEPFARGDAARAMDEGAGFGLGLAIARAIAEAHGGTLTLNDRVPQGLIARIALPASAAPH
- a CDS encoding response regulator, coding for MNKPPHILVIEDDRDISTLISRYLRANDCRVTSLVDGRDLDRTLRDNRISLVVLDLMLPGEDGLTICKRLRAHSQVPVIMLTAKGDDVDRIIGLEMGADDYLVKPFNPRELLARIRAVLRRVAAAATNPITNTSTTLTFTGWRIDLLRRELHNAEGARVMLTDAEFSLLQALCERPGRVLSRDQLLDVTQGRSAGEFERSIDILISRLRRKIEADPRNPAVIKTVRSGGYMFAPSVEPA
- a CDS encoding glycine zipper domain-containing protein, coding for MIRKVGILAVLALVALMPMRQAAAQNNTLGGAIIGGGIGAIVGGAATGKAGGAVVGGVIGAAAGAAIGSQMEPRGRYYWYEGRCWRKHRDGSYHRVSRDYCY
- a CDS encoding DUF4403 family protein; its protein translation is MGRIVDAIFYVITAPLRLFGRSRGFRLFIGALVVVALFFVATMWALDRFLPPSNQASRVAAKLEPLPPLPPLSRPSYVIAPVAITIDSIQRSIEASTPRNFTGRSGNPVTGLLQKADLGLTVNRGNMAVNGRAGELTVTTALTGTLHITGQLGAAAGNITGGVAGALGGLLGGGALGGDVNKAIGGLTGKVLDQNVELRSQVTVRSRPEFVTNWRVHPNLAAQIAVADSTVNIAGIRLNMAGEAKPLIEQQVNQQVANFEGRIRNDPIIEVTAREQWQKMCRSIPLGGGNTGLPALWLEMKPVRAAAAQPQIDARNLTLVIGVQAETRISAQATKPACPFPQSLELVPPMENGKLVVGVPIDVPFAELNKLINAQLKGQRFPNDPNAAVEIEVLRASLAAGQIGESRSPASGQAEAGRDRLLISLRVKARERKSWFGFGAQADVDIWGVPKLDPQTQVLRLTDITLAVESEAAYGLLGTAARAAMPYLTQALSDNAKIDLTPFLDDAKKKIGEAMADFRKAGEGVTVDTAINSLRLNGIAFDSNTLRVIAEAEGTARVSVTQLPRM
- a CDS encoding ketopantoate reductase family protein, which produces MRIAAMAAGAVGGYFGARLAAAGHDVFFIARGANLAAIKANGLKIESVHGDLHLPKVNVTDDPKSVGPVDIVLFAVKLWDTEKAAELTRPMVNDTTRVITLQNGVDSVERLAPILGAEQTVGGVTYIATTIAAPGVIKHTSAFAKMSFGRADKKQDATLDQFVAAGKAAGLDLGLSPDITTERWKKFIFLTAMSGATATFRSSIGPIAADPELRDFFKQLMEEAYAVGRAKGAALDRSIIDERMAQITGNIEPGMKASMAHDLERGNRLELNWLSGKVQALGRELGIPTPASDVVCTVLKLHRMGRPS
- a CDS encoding L,D-transpeptidase, with translation MFKTAGSLTTLIAALALSGAAQAQSQFAFLAPPQQLSPQAQYDAQNDEQLGTEDAQLDPRLQRQVVDYSTREAPGTIIVDTPNTYLYLVLGNGKAMRYGIGVGREGFTWAGVNQVSRKAEWPDWHPPAEMIARQPYLPRFTAGGPGNPLGARAMYLGNTMYRIHGTNDPTTIGQNVSSGCIRLTNEDVIDLYSRVQVGAKVVVLPQTTEARSRRDAAPQNVTAISDEAASSFASADPAPSERKWQTIRPRGLY
- the tsaA gene encoding tRNA (N6-threonylcarbamoyladenosine(37)-N6)-methyltransferase TrmO; amino-acid sequence: MTKNPEFGVREGEVTVDLPATFDAGLYYIGRIRTPWKERKDCPKNARESDAVCTVELDTRWVPALKEVETCTHLVLLYWMDQAPRNLVRQVPGRYGVQRGTFALRSPARPNPIAMSVVKLNDVDGNKLNVVGLDCLDGTPLLDIKPYFASTDSAPDAVVGWHTRK
- a CDS encoding metalloregulator ArsR/SmtB family transcription factor, yielding MPQTPQTQLGFDALNTVLKAAGEETRLRVLALLAEAELTVSDLTDILRQSQPRISRHLKLLVEAGLIERFREGTWAFFRLAEHGGAAEVARSLLDHLNPADQTIARDRERLTSVRQARAAAAQAYFREHAADWDRIRKLHVADEAVEAAIVKALGDKPFRSLLDLGTGTGRMLELFAPQIERGLGLDLSLDMLLLARDRLERAGLKNCSVRQGDLYDLPLADDSFDVIILHQVLHFLDDGGRAIKEAARVLRPGGRLLVVDFAPHEQEFLREQFAHRRLGFAPETVTQWMAQSGLEPVMHKSLKPEPGPDGKIAEKIAVSLWLARDTRALMAQPARREVA